Within the Planctomycetota bacterium genome, the region AAAATCAGGGCCAGGATCAAACGTGCGAAACTCCTCATACGTCAATCTCCGTTGGAATTTGCAAGGCGCTTAAGAGTGAGCCATTAGACACATGCGCTCAGGGCTATCGAGGACATGCTGATCACTTTGTACAAGTGAGCAGGATTGGCGCAACCGCTTATCGGGCAAGGGTCTGGGCAACGGGCCTAGGGCAGGTAAGCCATTGAAGATAGTCGGCCCGATAAGGGGAGTCAAATCGTCGCAGGCGGCGTTGCTTGCCGCCTAACGCGATTCGTCTCGGCGAGTTTCGGCTGCGGGCTGATACACCTGGAACGCGCCTACTTGAGTGGCCGTCCAGTCGCGATAGTCGATGAACGATTTTAGTATCGCTGCGGACTTTCCGTTCGAATCAAAATGTTCCGGAAGCAGGACGAATAAGTGCTCGACTCGTCCGTGGTATTCGCGACCGGCCAACGTCTCGCGTGAGTCAAAGTCGGCGAGTGTGACGATCGCCCTTCCTCGCTCGACTTCCAGGGCAAATCCAGGCGCCGGCAAATAAAACAGCACCGCCCGCGACGGATAGCGTTGGTCCGTTTCATGCAACCAGTCCAGTGCTGGGCGATCGAGCAACAATTGCGTGACGCCGCGTTTTCCAACGAGATCATGTCGGCGCAGGTATTGCCAGCGATTGACATAGCTCGCAAGTCCATAACCGACCACAACGACCGCCAGCGCCACGCCAAGCCAGCGCAAGGTCGATGACTTTGTGTTCGCAACCATCGCCACCAGGCCAGGCAACAGCACCAGCGAAGCTGGCCGCACGTGGCGCGCCTCGCATGAAATCGACGCTCCGACAAAAAGGGCCACGACGAAGAGTGCGACATAAACCACGATCATGCTCAACAAGACACGGCGATAAACGCTGCTGCCGGCCGACCGATAGACCGAAACATAAATCGCCAGCGCCAACAAAGCGAGGGGGCCGATGACGGGGAGCGAAACCTGCCACTGGGGCCACGCGGGTTGCGGTGGTTTGGCCAGAATCCATGAGAGCGCGTCGTCGAGCGACAGGGCCCCGAGCATTGGCGAGACAGTCGCGAACAACGTGTTGCCGACGGCATGATCTGCGATCCGAAACGTCGGCTGCATGGGCGAGCGGCCGCGCGATAAGAATAGTGCGTAGGCCAGCAGTCCGGTGATCAAGCATGACGCTGGCCAGCGCAGCCACGCCAGCCGGCGCGACGGCTTTGCGGGTGGCCGCCAGCTCGCAAGCACACTCGCCGCGGCCATGGCCAGACACAGCACCAGTGCGGAACTCTTTAGAAAGAAGCCCAGCAAAAACGCCGGCGCCAGCAACGCCGCTCGCCAGGCAGCGTCCCGCATCGCCCACAGACTAATGAGAATCAGATAAGGACTGGCGCCGAACAGCAGAACTTCGCCACCGTTGTACATGCCGAAGGGAAGCGTGCAAAAGCGCTCGCCGGCAATGATGGCAACGCTCAATACATTGACCAGTTCCGAAAACTCGAGCGCGCGATAGACCAGCCTCCAACCAATCAGCCCCAACGCAGTGAATAGCGCCGTCGTGACGACAATCGCATGCCCAAGAGATATTCCCAGATGAGTCAACAGACCCGGAATCAGATACTGCCCCGGCGTCCACCAGGTCTGAAACCGGCCAATGTCTGTGGCGATGTTTTGCGGGTCCGGTTCAACTCCGAAATTGAACGCTGCTCCCTGTTCCATCGATTGCCACACGGCGAATCCCCAGGCGCTATCTGAGTACATTGCCGGAGCGGCGAGCAGCGCTCCGGCGGTGTACACAACCAGAAAGGTGGCGCAGGCCAGCTCGATCGAGCGGATTGCTCCAGGGCGTCGTACTGCCGGTTCACTCATCTGCAGGTCAAAACTCTCGAAGAACAATCGCATCATCAAGCACGACAATCGTGCCAGATTCGTTACCATTGTAGTCATGAACGCTTCGGAACAAATCGGGATTCTCAACGTCGCCAAGCCGGCGGGGGTGACGTCACGCGCGGTGGTCGATCGGGTGGGCCGCGCGCTCGGCACTCGCCGCGTTGGGCATGCCGGCACGTTGGATCCGCTGGCCACGGGAGTGCTCGTCGTGGCGGTCGGCGCGGCCACGCGGCTGGTCGAATATGTCCAGCGGCTTGAAAAGCGCTATCGCGGGACATTCTTACTTGGCCGTACAAGCCCGACCGACGACACCGATGGCGAGGTGACGCTGTTACCCGACGCCTTGACGCCGACTCTGGCTGCGATTCAAGCGGCCGCCGCGGCGCAGGTTGGACGCATCGAGCAAGTGCCGCCGGCCTTCTCGGCCTTGAAGGTTGACGGCCAGCGGGCCTATGCCTTGGCTCGACAGGGAGCAGAGGTCCAGTTGGCCGCGCGCCCGGTCGACATTCACAGCATCGACATCGTGCGCTACGAGTATCCTGAACTCGAACTCGATGTCCGTTGCGGCAGCGGCACGTACATTCGCGCGATCGGTCGTGACCTGGCCCGGGCCGTGGGCTCGGCCGCCGTGATGTCGCAGTTGGAGCGAACCGCGATCGGGGCGTTTCGACTGACCGATGCTTGTCCTTGGGCGGAGGTCGAGCGCGACCCGATCGGCCGATGGCTGCTGCCGATCGAACGAGCGGTCGAGGCGTTGCCGCGCGTGACGCTCGACGAAGAACAAATCCGCCGCGCCCGACTGGGGCAAACCATCGCGCTCGAAGCACCGGCAAATGAAGCGGAACTGGCGGCGTTCGATGCCTCGGGCCGGCTGATTTCGATCCTGACCCAACGCGAACCCGGCTGGTGGAAACCAGCGAAGAACCTGGGCTGATCCGAGTAAGACTAGCCACAGAGGCGCGGAGACACGGAGCTAAGCACGGAGATTGAGAAGCACCAATGACCAATGTCCAATGACCAAGGAAACGATCACTATCTTCTTGGTCATTGGGATTTGGTCGTTGGTCATTCATAAACATTCATTCCATTCTCCGTGCAGTCCTCCGCGCCTCCGTGCTTCCGTGGCTAATCCCCCACGCCGTGCCCCCGCAGGGTTTGCCTAGGCGTTACCCTCCGCAGCCTCCTATTCGCGCCGACCGGCAATCTCTCCCGCCGGTTTCCGTGGCCACGCCCAGCAGCGCGCAAGCCGAGTGGTAGACTTGGGATGCAAGGTCAGGCAGCGAGGCCTGACAGGCTTCTCGGTCAGAGGGTCTCCGAGCTATGTTTGCGGAACGGAATCGCACTCACGATCTTGTCGCGCTGGTGACGGCCGCCGTCACGATGTTTATCGCGCTCGCCTTGGTGGGCTATAGCGCGGCCGACGCCCCGTCGCATCTGGTCTACCCGACGGCCAGCGAAGTGCAAAACATCTGCGGCCGCGCGGGCGCGTGGACTGCGTTCGCGTTGCTCGAAGCGCTGGGCCTGGGGGCGTTTTACCTGGCGGCGTCGCTGGCCGCGTTGGCCTATGTGATGTTCCGCGGACAGGGAATCAGCGATCGGGCGATGCGCGCCGCCGGTTGGGTGCTGTCGCTGGTCGGGCTGACCGCGCTGTTGGCGATGGCCGTTCCCAGTTGGTCACCGGGACCGGCAATCGGCTCGGGAGGTTACCTGGGGGCGATGGTTGCGTCGATGCTCCGCGCGCACGTCGCTTCGGCCGGCGCATATTTGCTGGCCATCAGCCTGGTGATCGGCGGCTGGCTGTTGTGTACTGATTACCTGATGTTGCACGTGCTGGCCTGGACCAGCCACAAGACCGTCGGCTTCACGAGCCAGGCGCTTGAGCGCTTGGCGAAACGTCGCGCCGACCATGCCCACGCCCGCCCGGCCGTCGGCCCGTCCATTCGCATCGGCGGCAAGGTGCTCGATGCCATCACGATTGACGAAGAGCTGGAACTGAAGCCGGCGACCGTCGCGGAGGTTGACGAGGTCGAGGAAGTTGACGCCGACGCGACGGATGAGAATGAGGCAGTCGATGACGAAGCCGACGCCGAGCAACCGGCCGAAATCGAACAGCCCGCCGCCGCAGTGGCCGCGCAGGCCCCACCGGTGCCGATCAAGAAGCGTGGCAAGTCGGTCAAGGACGAGCGGCAAGAAGTGATGAACGCACTGGATCAAGCGGCGAACGCCGACGACGAGCCGGCCGATTATCAGTTGCCGCCGATCGACCTGCTGTTGCCGAACGAGAGTTTCTCGTACGAAGAGCAAGAGAAAGAAGTCCGCCGCAAGGCGAAGATCCTGGAGAAGACCTTCGCCAGCTTCGGTTTCAACGTCAAAGTGGTCGAGATCGAGACCGGGCCGGTGATTGCCCAGTTCGAGGTGGAACTCGAATCGGGGCTGCGGCTGGCGAAGATCACGGGTCTGGCCGACGACTTGGCCATTGCGCTGCGCGTGCCCAGCGTGCGCATCGTGGCGCCGATTCCTGGCAAGAACACGGTCGGCGTCGAAGTGCCGAACGAAGATCGCCAGCTTGTCCGCATGCGCGAAGTGATCGAAGAAGCGCAGGGCAAAGCCGGCAAGATGAAGATTCCGATCTACCTGGGCAAGGACGTGGCGGGCAACCCGATGGTCGCCGACCTGGCCAGCCTGCCTCACTTGCTAATCGCTGGCCGCACGGGGACCGGCAAGAGCGTTTGCTTGAACACGTTGATCATGTCGATGCTGATGACGCGTCGGCCCGACGAGTTGCGGATGCTGTTGATCGACCCCAAGATGGTCGAACTCAGCTCGTATAAAACGCTGCCGCACTTGATGCACCCGGTCGTGACCGACATGAAAAAGGCCGAGGCCCTGCTGGCTTGGGCCGTCGAGAAAATGGAAGAGCGATACGCGCTGTTGGCGCGCGCCGGCGTGCGACACATTTCGGCTTACAACCAACTGGGCGAAGAAGAGCTGTTCGAGCGCCTGCAGCCCGAGACCGATGAAGAGCAAAAGGCGATTCCGACGCATTTGCCGTACATTGTCATCGTGGCCGACGAAATGGCCGACCTGATGATGACCTCGGCCAAAGAAGTTGAAACGCACATTATCCGTTT harbors:
- the truB gene encoding tRNA pseudouridine(55) synthase TruB — its product is MNASEQIGILNVAKPAGVTSRAVVDRVGRALGTRRVGHAGTLDPLATGVLVVAVGAATRLVEYVQRLEKRYRGTFLLGRTSPTDDTDGEVTLLPDALTPTLAAIQAAAAAQVGRIEQVPPAFSALKVDGQRAYALARQGAEVQLAARPVDIHSIDIVRYEYPELELDVRCGSGTYIRAIGRDLARAVGSAAVMSQLERTAIGAFRLTDACPWAEVERDPIGRWLLPIERAVEALPRVTLDEEQIRRARLGQTIALEAPANEAELAAFDASGRLISILTQREPGWWKPAKNLG
- a CDS encoding DNA translocase FtsK — protein: MFAERNRTHDLVALVTAAVTMFIALALVGYSAADAPSHLVYPTASEVQNICGRAGAWTAFALLEALGLGAFYLAASLAALAYVMFRGQGISDRAMRAAGWVLSLVGLTALLAMAVPSWSPGPAIGSGGYLGAMVASMLRAHVASAGAYLLAISLVIGGWLLCTDYLMLHVLAWTSHKTVGFTSQALERLAKRRADHAHARPAVGPSIRIGGKVLDAITIDEELELKPATVAEVDEVEEVDADATDENEAVDDEADAEQPAEIEQPAAAVAAQAPPVPIKKRGKSVKDERQEVMNALDQAANADDEPADYQLPPIDLLLPNESFSYEEQEKEVRRKAKILEKTFASFGFNVKVVEIETGPVIAQFEVELESGLRLAKITGLADDLAIALRVPSVRIVAPIPGKNTVGVEVPNEDRQLVRMREVIEEAQGKAGKMKIPIYLGKDVAGNPMVADLASLPHLLIAGRTGTGKSVCLNTLIMSMLMTRRPDELRMLLIDPKMVELSSYKTLPHLMHPVVTDMKKAEALLAWAVEKMEERYALLARAGVRHISAYNQLGEEELFERLQPETDEEQKAIPTHLPYIVIVADEMADLMMTSAKEVETHIIRLAQKSRAVGIHLVLATQKPTVDVITGLIKSNLPARICFQVASRTDSRVVLDEMGADKLLGNGDMLFLWPGTSTLIRGQGTYLSDDEINKVIEFVGTTEPEFVKELVQLKSKDAAGSGPERFKQRDELYEAAIDVVVREGRGSVSLLQRALGVGYGRAARLVDFMAEDGIVGDYNGSQAREVLITLEQWAEMSGQGAAAAEPPPSAAKRSNRIKPEHDEFGEGDESDVDAETDDADAFDEDAESSDDVEEVSDELDASEDTDDEASDDDELAESA